AGGAGACTGATAGACTTGTCGTCGAGATTTGGAACCAGAAGGTGGTTTTTTCACACTTTCTTGATCGACCTGCTCTGGAGTGGTCATTTTCAATGGAATTTCCAATATCCGAGTCGCTTCCTTGTTCAGTTGCAATCCCATGGCAACCAACCCCTGTAGGGCCGCCATGGCGTACACCCGGCAGTCCAGGGCTTCGTTGCGGTCCCCGTCCCGTTTTTTCCATTCCCGAATCGGACGACCCCTGTGGAAACGGGTGGTGACCCGTTCGGCGGTCAATTGCCGAAACCAGTCAGCATCGCGAGTAACCGGGAAATGGCAACATCCAGGGCCTGGGTCCTTTAGACGCAGGCGGGAGTGAATGGCTTCCTTGGCGGCATCCACACCAACAATAAAGAGTGGTACCC
This window of the Magnetococcales bacterium genome carries:
- a CDS encoding phage terminase large subunit family protein; its protein translation is EIISKAARKMGKAAKMGYAFCRNRQDRRVWAIKGRGGMGVPIWPRRPSRSNKGRVPLFIVGVDAAKEAIHSRLRLKDPGPGCCHFPVTRDADWFRQLTAERVTTRFHRGRPIREWKKRDGDRNEALDCRVYAMAALQGLVAMGLQLNKEATRILEIPLKMTTPEQVDQESVKKPPSGSKSRRQVYQSPWMS